A stretch of the Desulforamulus ferrireducens genome encodes the following:
- the groL gene encoding chaperonin GroEL (60 kDa chaperone family; promotes refolding of misfolded polypeptides especially under stressful conditions; forms two stacked rings of heptamers to form a barrel-shaped 14mer; ends can be capped by GroES; misfolded proteins enter the barrel where they are refolded when GroES binds), producing the protein MAKEIIFSEDARKALERGVNALAEAVKVTLGPKGRNVVIDKKFGAPTITNDGVTIAREIELPDHFENMGAQLVKEVATKTNDVAGDGTTTATVLAQAMVREGLKNVAAGANPMIIKRGIEKAVEKAVEEIKAMAKPVESKEAIAQVATISANDESIGSLIAEAMEKVGKDGVITVEESQGIGTNLEVVEGMNFDRGYISPYMITDTDKMEASLSDPYILITDKKISSVQEILPVLEKVVQTGNKPVLIICEDLEGEALATLVLNKLRGTLNVVAVKAPGFGDRRKAMLEDIAILTGGTVITEDIGLKLDKAELEMLGTARQVRVKKEETIIVGGAGEQSKIEGRIAQIKKQIEETTSDFDREKLQERLAKLAGGVAVIQVGAATEVEMKEKKLRIDDALNATRAAVEEGIVPGGGTAYVNLIASLDSVKLEGDAKTGVEIVKRALEEPLRQIANNAGLEGSVVVEKVKASDKGIGFNAVTEEYVDMIGAGIVDPAKVTRSALQNAASIAAMILTTETLVSDKPEKDNANPMAGMGGMGGGMM; encoded by the coding sequence TTGGCTAAAGAAATTATTTTCAGTGAAGATGCTCGTAAAGCTTTGGAAAGAGGCGTCAACGCCCTGGCCGAAGCTGTTAAGGTTACCTTGGGCCCCAAGGGTCGTAACGTGGTAATCGATAAGAAATTTGGTGCTCCCACCATCACCAACGACGGTGTGACCATCGCCCGTGAAATTGAGTTACCCGATCATTTCGAAAACATGGGTGCTCAACTGGTAAAAGAAGTTGCTACTAAAACCAATGATGTAGCCGGTGACGGTACCACCACCGCTACTGTATTAGCCCAGGCTATGGTACGTGAAGGCCTGAAGAACGTTGCCGCCGGTGCTAACCCCATGATCATCAAGCGCGGCATCGAAAAGGCAGTGGAAAAGGCTGTAGAAGAAATTAAGGCTATGGCTAAACCTGTGGAAAGCAAAGAAGCCATTGCTCAGGTTGCTACCATTTCTGCTAACGATGAGTCCATCGGCAGCCTCATTGCCGAAGCTATGGAAAAAGTGGGTAAAGACGGCGTTATCACCGTTGAAGAATCCCAAGGTATTGGCACCAACTTAGAAGTTGTAGAAGGTATGAATTTTGACCGGGGTTACATCTCCCCCTACATGATTACCGACACTGATAAGATGGAAGCTTCTCTTTCCGATCCCTACATCTTAATTACCGATAAGAAGATCTCTTCCGTACAAGAAATTCTACCTGTACTGGAAAAGGTTGTTCAGACCGGTAACAAGCCTGTACTTATTATCTGCGAAGACCTGGAAGGCGAAGCTCTGGCCACTTTAGTACTGAACAAGCTACGTGGTACCCTGAACGTAGTTGCTGTTAAGGCTCCTGGTTTTGGTGATCGTCGTAAGGCTATGCTGGAAGATATCGCTATCCTCACCGGTGGTACCGTAATTACCGAAGATATCGGTCTGAAGCTGGATAAAGCTGAACTGGAAATGCTGGGTACTGCCCGTCAGGTTCGCGTGAAGAAAGAAGAAACCATCATCGTGGGTGGTGCTGGCGAGCAATCCAAGATCGAAGGCCGTATTGCCCAAATTAAAAAGCAAATCGAAGAAACCACTTCCGACTTTGACCGTGAAAAGCTGCAAGAGCGTCTGGCTAAGCTGGCTGGCGGTGTAGCTGTAATTCAGGTTGGCGCAGCTACCGAAGTTGAAATGAAAGAAAAGAAACTGCGCATTGATGATGCCTTAAATGCTACCCGTGCTGCAGTTGAAGAAGGTATTGTTCCTGGTGGCGGTACCGCCTATGTTAACCTGATTGCTTCCCTAGACAGCGTCAAGCTTGAGGGCGATGCTAAAACCGGTGTAGAAATTGTTAAGCGTGCTCTAGAAGAACCCCTGCGTCAAATCGCTAACAACGCTGGACTGGAAGGTTCTGTAGTAGTTGAAAAGGTTAAAGCTAGCGATAAGGGCATTGGTTTCAACGCTGTCACCGAAGAATATGTTGATATGATCGGTGCCGGTATCGTTGACCCTGCTAAGGTAACCCGTTCTGCCCTGCAAAACGCTGCTTCCATCGCTGCCATGATTCTCACCACCGAGACTCTGGTATCCGATAAGCCTGAAAAGGACAACGCTAACCCCATGGCCGGTATGGGCGGCATGGGCGGCGGCATGATGTAA
- the groES gene encoding co-chaperone GroES: MIKPLGDRVVVKALPQEEKTKSGIVLPDTAKEKPQMGEVIAVGPGRLLENGQRATIDVKTGDKVFFSKYAGNEVKIDEQEYLILREMDILAVIE; this comes from the coding sequence GTGATTAAACCATTAGGTGACAGGGTAGTTGTTAAGGCGCTGCCCCAGGAAGAAAAAACTAAGAGCGGCATTGTACTGCCGGACACCGCTAAGGAGAAGCCACAGATGGGTGAAGTTATTGCCGTGGGACCCGGCCGCCTGTTAGAAAATGGCCAAAGAGCCACTATTGATGTGAAAACCGGGGACAAGGTATTCTTCTCCAAATATGCTGGTAATGAAGTGAAAATTGACGAACAAGAATATCTCATCCTGCGGGAAATGGATATTCTCGCCGTTATTGAATAA